Below is a genomic region from Mycolicibacterium neworleansense.
AGCCGCCCGACCGTGTATCGGCGGTTCCCCGACACCCAGTCGATCCTCGCCGCGCTGCTCACCGCGCGGGTGGTCGGTGTCCTCGATACGACCGAGGTAGGTGGTCCGGGCCGTGCGGCGCTGGTCGATCGCATCGTGACCGTGGCCGCGCGGCTGCGCCACGACGAGGTGATCATGGCGGTCCTGCACTCGGCGCCGGAAGTGGCGATGGTCTACATCGCCGAGCGACTGGGCACCAGTCAGCAGATCCTGATCGATGCACTGGCCGGCGAACTCAAGCTCGCACAGGAGGCCGGTCGCGGGGACGACCGCGTCCGGGCCGGGGATCCCCGCCAACTGGCCACCATGTGCCTGCTCATCACACAATCGGCGATCCAGTCCGCACAGATGGTCGAGCCCATCCTCGATGCCGAGACCCTGGCCGGCGAACTCGCCCACGCCCTGAACGGATACCTGGCATCGTGACCGGCCCGACAGCACTCAACCGCGCCAGGCGCACAACCGAATTGGCCGCCCTGGCCGACGGAGAACAGCTCGACGTGATCGTCATCGGCGGCGGCATCACCGGGGCCGGCATCGCGCTGGACGCCGCCACCCGGGGCCTGCGGGTGGCCCTGGTGGAGAAACACGATCTGGCTTTCGGGACCAGCCGGTGGAGTTCGAAACTGGTCCACGGCGGTCTGCGCTACCTGGCCACGGGCAATGTCGGGATCGCCCGCCGCAGCGCGATCGAACGCGGAATCCTGATGACCCGCAACGCGCCTCACCTCGTCAAGGCCATGCCGCAACTGGTGCCGCTACTGCCGTCGATGAGACGCGCGTCGCGCGCGTTGGTGCGCACCGGATTCATCGCAGGCGACGGTTTGCGCAGGCTCGCCGGAACCAGCCCGGCGACCTTGCCGCGCTCGCGCCGGGTGGACGCACGTCGCGCGGTCGAGCTGGCCCCGACCGTTCGCACCGAGGGACTCGACGGGGCCTACCTGGCCTACGACGGCCAGCTGATCGATGACGCCCGGCTGGTGGCCGCCGTCGCCCGAACCGCGGCCCAGCACGGGGCCCGCATTCTCACCCGGGTCTCGGCCGCCGCGGCCGGTGCCACCTCGGTCCGACTGACCGACGAACTCAGCGGCGATTCCTTCGACGCGACGGCGCGGGTGGTCATCAACGCCGCCGGGGTGTGGGCCGGCGACCTCGACCCGGCGCTCACACTACGGCCCAGCCGCGGTACGCATCTGGTGTTCGATTCCGCGGCATTCGGCAATCCCACTGCGGCCCTGACAATTCCGATACCGGGGGAGTTGAACCGGTTTGTCTTCGCGATGCCCGAGCAGCTCGGCCGCGTCTACCTCGGCCTGACCGACGAAGACGCCCCTGGGCCGATTCCCGATGTGCCGGAACCGACTCCGGCCGAGATCGCGTTTCTGCTCGACACCGTCAACACCGCGCTGGCCACAGACCTGACCACCGCGGATGTGCGCGGCACCTACGCGGGGCTGCGTCCACTGATCGACACCGGAGAGGGCAACACGGCCGACGTGTCCCGCGAACACGCGGTGGTGGAATCGGCCGGCGGCGTGATCAGCATCATCGGCGGGAAGCTCACCGAATACCGGTACATGGCCCAGGATGTCCTGGACCGGGCGCTGGCCCTGCGCGGGCTGTCCGCGGCGGGCTGTCGCACGGCGAACCTGCCGCTCGTCGGTGCGCCGGCCAATCCGGTGTCCACGTTGCGCTCCGAGCACGCCCTCCCGTCCTCGCTGGTGGCCCGGTACGGCGCCGAGGCCCCCAACGTCATTGCCCGGGCCCGGTGTGCTCGCCCCACGGACCCTGTGGCCGACGGAATCGACGTCATACGTGCGGAATTCGAGTACGCCGTCACCCACGAAGGGGCCCTGTGTGTCGATGACGTCCTCGACCGGCGCACGCGCATCGGTTTGGTGGCGGCCGACCGGGATCTCGCGAGCGCGGCGGCCGCCGAGATGGTCGCCGAGTTCGGGCAAGGCGAGTAGTCCACCGGAGCCTCACGTCTGCCCACCCTGGGACAGAAGCGCGTCGCGCACGGCTGAACTGGTGTGCCGCTGCCACAGTGCCTGGGCCCCCACCAGCAATGGGGGTTCCAGTTCGGTGACCGTCACGCGGCCGTCCATGGCCGGACCAGGGACAGTGGTGACGAATGCGATCGCTCCGGTGGTGAGCGGGGCGGCGACGGTCGCCGCACCCTGGACCCGGCTGACGACATACTCGGGTTCGAATCCGGCCCGCCGGCACGCACCCATCAGAAAGTCGCTGTAGTACGAGGTCCCCGGGGGAGCCCATAGCGCGATGCGCTCACCGGCGAGCTCGTGAATGTCGACGACCGAGCGGCCGGCCAGCCGGTGTTCGCCGGGCATCGCCAGCCGCACCCGGTCGTAACCCAAGATGGCCGTGGCCAATTCGTTGGTGGGAACCACGCCTCGGCGCAGGCCCAGGTGCACGCTGCCGTCGAGCACCGCACCGGCAAGCTGATCGGGGTAGAGCTGACGGAAGGTGAAGGACGTGGCAGGGAAGGCGAGGATGGCCGGTTCGACGCGGGCGTAGGCTTCGCTACCGCTGAGTGCCGGGGTGTGGCCGACGACGAATACCTCAGCGGCACCTCCGGCAGTCTGTTCCACCCGTGCGGCCACGGTCTGTGCTGCTGCCAGCAGTGTTCGGCCCTCGCCCAGAAGAAACTCGCCCGCCCGCGTGAGTGTCAGGCCACGCCCCTCCCGCTGGAACAGCGTGGCGTTGAGATCTTTCTCGAATTGCTGCATGGAGCTGCTCAGGGCTTGTTGGCTAATGTGCAGCGCGGTGGCAGCGGCGGTAACGCTGCCGCATTCCGCTATCGCAACGAATTGACGTAAACGCCGTAGATCAGGGACTTTTGCTGACACACTCCTACTCTATCTACAACCAGACCTTGTGGATACTTCGGTTTTTTGCGTTATCTATCTGTGGACGACGAAACTACGCTGCTCACCATGAGCAAACTTGAAGGTAAGTCCGCAGTCGTTGCTGCTGGTGCGAAGAACCTTGGTGGCCTGATCAGCACCACGTTGGCCGCCAAGGGTGTCAACGTCGCTGTCCACTACAACAGCGCCTCCACCGAGGCCGATGCCGACAAGACCGTGGCTGCCGTGCAGGCCGCGGGCGTCAAGGCCGTCAAAGTGCAAGGCGACCTGACGGTTCCGGCCAACGTCGAGAAACTCTTCGACACGGCCGTCGACGCATTCGGCGGCGTCGACATCGCGATCAACACCGTGGGCAAGGTGTTGCGCAAGCCGTTCGTCGAAACCACTGAGGCCGAGTACGACTCGATGTTCGACATCAACGCCAAGGCGGCCTACTTCTTCCTGCAACAAGCGGGCAAGCGCCTGGCCGACAACGGCTCGGTGGTCACCATCGTGACCGCGCTGCTGGCGGCCTACACCGACGGCTACTCGACGTATGCGGGCTCGAAGAGCCCCGTCGAACACTTCACCCGGGCCGCCTCCAAGGAATTCGGCGTCCGCGGCATCAACGTCAACAACGTCGCCCCCGGCCCGATGGACACGCCGTTCTTCTATCCGCAGGAAACTCCGGAGCGGGTCGAGTTCCACAAGTCGCAGGCGATGGGCAACCGGCTGACCGAGATCACCGACATCGCGCCGCTGGTGGTGTTCCTCGCCGACGAGGGGCACTGGATCAACGGGCAGACCATCTTCGCCAACGGCGGTTACACCACCCGTTAGCGCGCTGAAGAGTTACAGCGGGATGTTCTTGTGGCGACCGCGCCGGTGCGGGGCCTCGGCCAGCGCCTGCGTCAGCTTGCTGCGGGTGTGGGCCGGATCGATTTTCTCGTCGACCACGCCGATCTCGATCGCGGAATCCACACCACCGGCGATCCGCTCGTGCTCCAGCGCGAGTTCCTCGTGCAGGGCCTCACGCTCGTGATCCGGGGCGGCGGCCAGCTTGCGCTTGTGCAGGATGCCGACGGCGGCCTTGGCGCCCATCACGGCGACCTCGGCGTCCGGCCAGGCGAAAACCTTGGTGGCGTTGAGCGAACGCGAGTTCATCGCGATGTAGGCGCCGCCGTAGATCTTGCGGGTCACCAGGGTCACGCGGGGGACCGAGGACTCACCGAAGGCGTGCAGCAGCTTGGCGCCGCGGCGCACCACGCCGCCCCACTCCTGGTCCACGCCGGGCAGGTAACCCGGGACGTCCACCACAACCACCAGCGGGATGCCGAACGCATCGCACAGCCGCACGAAACGAGCTGACTTCTCCGCGCTTTCGGAGTTCAGGCAGCCGCCGAGGCGCAGCGGGTTGTTGGCGATCACGCCGACCGTGCGACCGGCGAGCCGGCCCAGGCCGACCACGATCGACGGGGCCCACTTGGCCTGGAACTCCTCGAACGGCACACCCTCGTCGAGCAGTGCCTCCACGATCGGGTGCACGTCGTAGGCGCGACGGGCCGACTCGGGCATCAGCGCGGCCAGGTCGGTGTCGCCGGCCTCGGCCTTGCTGCGATCGAAATGACCCTGCTGGCTGAACAATCCGACGAGGCGACGGCCACGCTCGTAAGCGTCGAGCTCGTCATCGGCGACGATGTGGCACACACCCGACTTCTTGTGGTGGGCGTCGGGGCCGCCGAGCGACACCATGTCGACGTCCTCACCGGTGACGCTGCGCACCACGTCCGGACCGGTGACGAAGACCTTGCTGTCCGGGGCCATGATGATGACGTCGGTCAGGGCCGGGCCGTAAGCGGCACCGCCGGCGGCGAAGCCGACGACCACCGAGATCTGCGGGATGTAGCCCGACGCGCGGATCATGGCCTCGAAGACCAGGCCGACCGCATGCAGCGCCTTGACGCCCTCGGCCAGCCGGGCACCGCCCGAGTGCCAGATGCCCACGATGGGACTCTGCTCCTCGATCGCGGTGTCGTAGGCGTTGACGATGTGGGCACAGCCCTCGATGCCCATGGCACCGCCCATCACGGTGCCGTCGGTGCAGAACGCAACCGTACGAACACCGTTGACCGTGCCGGCGGCGGCCAGCACGCCGGAGCGGTCCCGCTCGTGCAGCAGCTCGACGCTGCCGTCGTCGAAGAACGTCTGCAGACGCAGCAGCGGGTCACGTGGATCGAGTGATTCGGCGGCTGCCTCGGGGGCCATGATCGTCATAAAGGTCTCCTTTAAGGGAAAGCGCTGGGTCGCCGTAGTTGTGGATTCTCAGTACTTTCCGAAGGCGAGCGCGACGTTGTGCCCACCGAATCCGAACGAATTGTTGATGGCGTACTTGTAGTCGCCTTGCCGCGGCTCACCGGCCACCACGTCCAGATCGATTTCCGGATCGAGGTTACGCAGGTTGAGCGTCGGAGGAATGACGCCGTCTTTGAGCGCCATGATCGTGAGGATGGACTCCACCGCACCGACCGCGCCGACCGAGTGGCCGAGCGCAGACTTGGGCGCGTAGACCGCGGGCGCGTGGCCGCCCATCGCATTGTTGATTGCTTTCCCCTCGGCCACATCGCCGACGCTGGTGCCGGTGGCGTGCGCGTTGATGTGATCGATGTCGGTGGGCTGCAGGCCTGCCAATTGGATGGCGCGGGTCATGGCATAGCCGGCCTGTTCGCCGTTGGGGTCCGGCGCCACGATGTGGTAGCCGTCGGAGGTGACGCTCGCACCCATCAGACGGCCCAGGATGTTGGCGCCGCGCGCCTTGGCGTGCTCCTCGGTCTCGATGACCATCAGGGCACCGGCCTCGCCGAACACGAAGCCGTTGCGATCCTTGTCGAAGGGCCGACAGGCACCTTGCGGATCGTCATTGCTGTTGGAGAGCACGATGCGCATCTGCGCGAAGCCGGCGATCGGCACGGCTTCGATCTTGGTTTCCACGCCACCGCAGATCGCGATGTCGGCCTCGCCCAGCACGATCTGACGCCAGGCGTTGGCGATGGCCTCGGAACCCGAGGCGCAGGCCGAGATCGAGGTACACACCCCGGCCTTGGCCTTGCGCTCGAGTCCGATGGCAGCTGCCGCGCCGTTGGGCATGTACATCTGCACCACCAGCGGCGACACGGCACGCAGACCTTTGGCCCGCATGCCGTCGTAGGCAAACACGAGTTCTTCGGTCGAACCCAGACCGGTGCCGATCGACACCATGAGACGGCGGGCATCGACCTCGGGGGAGCCGGCATTGGCCCACACCCGGCGGCCGATGACCGTCGACATCTTCTGCAAATATGACAGCCGGCGCAGTTCGACCCGCGTCAGCTCGGAGTCGAAATCCTCCAGGAGATGGCCGCCGATGCGAACCGGCAGGTCGTACTCCTCGACGAACGAGTCGGTGAGCTTCCGAATGCCGCTCTGACCGTCGAGCAGCTTCTTCCAGGTGTTCTCAGCATCGGTTGCCAGCGCCGTTGACATCGCTACGCCGGTGACAACCACATTGGGAAGACCATTCCCAGTGGACAATCCCGCCATATTTACGGAGTTCTTCCTTCCGTGCGTTCCCTCGGTGTTTACCTTCCGGGGTTACTTAAGGGACCGGTCTGCCAGGCCTCAGTACTTGCCGAAGGCCAGGGCCACATTGTGGCCGCCGAATCCGAACGAGTTGTTGATGGCGTACTTGTAGTCGCCATAACGAGGCTCGCCCGCAACCACATCGAGATCGATCTCAGGATCCGGTGTCTCGTAGTTGAGCGTCGGGGGGATGACCCCGTCACGCAACGCGAGCACCGTCAACACCGACTCCAGCGCACCGACCGCACCGATCGAGTGACCCAGAGCCGACTTCGGTGCGTACACCGCGGCGTTCTGGCATCCGGCAACCCGAATGGCATTGGCCTCGGCGGTGTCACCGATCGGGGTGGCCGTGCCGTGGGCATTGACATGGTCGATGTCCTTGGCGTCCAGCCCGGCGGTTTCCAGAGCCCGCTTCATCGCGGCACCGGCCCGTACGCCGTTGTCCGCCGGAGCCACCATGTGGAACGCATCCGAGGTGATACCGGCACCCATCAACCGAGCCAGCGGCTTGGCGCCACGGGCCAAGGCGTGCTCCTCGGTCTCGATGATCATCATCGCGCCGGCCTCGCCGAACACGAATCCGTCACGGTCCTTGTCAAACGGCCGAGACGCACCCGCGGGATCGTCGTTGCGGGTCGACATGGCGCGCATCATCGAGAACGCCGCGATCGGCAATGCCTCGATACCGCCCTCCACGCCGCCGACGACGGCGAAGTCCGCGTCACCCATCACGATCTGGCGCCAACCGTGGGCGATGGCCTCAGATCCCGACGAACACGCCGACACCGGGGTGATGACCCCGGCGCGGGCGCCGAGCTCAAGTCCGGCGACCGCGGCCGCACCGTTGGGCATGATCATCTGAACGGCGAGCGGGCTGACCTTGCGGATGCCGCCCTCGTTCATCGCGTCGTAGGTCTCGACGATCTTCTCGCCGCCGCCGAGGCCCGTGCCGATCACGACCGCGAAGCGATCGGGATCGACCTCGGGCGCACCGGCGTTCTTCCACAGCCGGCGGGCCAGCACCAGTGACATGCGCTGCACGTAGGAGTTACGGCGCAGCTCGATGCGGGTCAGATGACTGTCGATGTCGTCGACCAGGTGACCACCGATACGCACCGGAAGGTCCCACTTGGTGACGAAGTCGTCGGTCAACTCATGGATGCCGCTTTCTCCGGCCAGGAGGCCCTTCCACGTGCTCTCGATGTCAGCAGCGAGCGCCGTGGTGGCCTCCACGGCGGTCACCACGACGTTCGGGAAGCCTCCGTTAGCAGTGGAAGGTTTGCTCATTCCGAGCCAAACTTCTCGCGCAGGGCGGCGGCAGCCTCGGGGTTCTCTTCCTCGAGCTTCTGGATGTAGGACACGACGTCACCAACGGTGCGCAGGCCGGCCAGATCCTCATCGGGGATCTTCACGCCGTACTTGTCCTCGGTCTGAACCGCGATCTCCACCATCGACAGCGAGTCGATGTCCAGGTCGTCGACGAACGACTTCTCCGGGGTCACCTCAGACGGCTCGATGCCGGTGACCTCTTCGATGATCTCGGCGAGACCGGCGATGATTTCTTCCTGACTGGCGGCCACAATGGCTCCTTCTTGTTGTTGAAAGCGCCCTCCGGGTGCGGAGGACAATTCGGGACGTTCGGTTGTTCGATATTCAGTTGTCGCTGGACTCAGAGCTCGTCCAAGCCGTCCAGATCTGCGGGGGCCTTCACCGCACGCGTCGGTGTGCCCTTCAATTCACGTTTGGCGATGCCGACCAGGGTGCCTGCCGGCGGGAACTCGACGATCCCGGCGCGCTCGGCGCCGTCGAACCGGCTCCGCAGGGTGGCCGTGCACAGGTCCCAGCGCACCGGCTTGGTCAGCTGCGACACCAACTTCTCCATCGCATCGGCGGCCGAGGCGACCGGCTGACCGTCCGCATTCGACAGAAGTGTCGCCGTGGGCTCAGCGGTCGTTACAGACCCGGCGGCCGCGGCGTAACCGTCCAGCGCGGAAGCCATGTAGTGGGTGTGGAACGCGCCTGCGGTGGCCAGCTGGCGGACCCGTGCCTTGGCCGGCGGATCCTCGGCGAGCTTCTCCAGTGCGGCGATCGCGCCGGCAGCCACGATCTGGCCGGCGGCGTTGCGGTTGGCGGGGACCAGGTCCAGTGACTCCAGCCGGGCCAGCACCTCGGCCTCGTCGCCGCCGAGCACCGCCGACATCCCGGTCGGCTCGACGGCGCAGGCCTTGGCCATCTCGGCGCCGCGGGTGGCAGCCAGCTTGACCGCGTCGTCGGCGGTGATGACGCCGGCGATGGCGTATGCGGCGATCTCACCGACGGAATGGCCGGCGACGATGGTCTCGGCAGTCTCGGGGACGCCGCGCTTGGTCAGTTCCTCGTAGGCCAGCAGGGTGGCGGCCACCACCAGCGGTTGCGTCACCGCGGTGTCGGTGATCTCCTCGGCGGTGGCGGTGGTTCCCAGCCGCGCCAGATCCAGGCCGCTGATCTGCGACCACGTGGCGAGGCGATCAGCCGCACCGGGCAGCTCCAGCCAGGGGGAGAGCATGCCGGGCGTCTGCGATCCCTGTCCGGGAGCAAGCAATGCGAGCACGGGTTGAGGCACGTCATTAAGAGAACACTGTGAAGATGGTTTTGTGGGGTGTAAGAGATTATGAACCTTGTCTTATGTTTTTGTAGGTTCCCCACAAAAGTGCACGTGATGCGACTCTGCCTTCATCGGAGCGAAATATCTCACGGCCCCTCGGACGTCCCGCCGGCCTGATTCAGGCTCGTGGTCCGGCCGAAGGCACCGGGCGAATCGCCGGGATCACCATGGTTCCGGCATTTGACGTGCTCGGCTGGTATGCCTGTTTGCTCAATCTGCCGACGGTGGACGCAACGCGCAGCACATAGGCGTCCCTCGGCACGGCTGGATCGCGCCCGGTGAAGTCGCCGATCCGTTTCAGCCGGTAGCGCACCGTGTTTGGATGAACGAACAATTTGCGTGCACAAGCTTCTATGGCACCCCCGGAATCGAGGAAGGCGTCGAGCGTCTCGGTGAGTGCCGGGCCGGCATCGGCCAGGGGCCGCATGACCTCGGTCTCCAGTGCCGCAATCGCCGTGGTATCGCCCAGCAGGGCCCGCTCGGGCAACAGCTCGCGCGCCGACACCGGGCGGGGCGCACCGGGCCAGCCGGCGACCGCGTTCATCCCCGAGATCGCCTCGGTGGCGCTGCGATGCGCGGCAGTCAGGGTCGGGGACGTCGGCCCGACCACCACCGGACCTTCGGCGAACACCGACAGCAGGTCGACCAGGAACCGGTCGGTTGCTGACAGCGAGCCCGACACAATCGTCACGAGCCAGGTTCCGTGCACATCCGACAGCGCCGCCCGGTCGTTGCGCTTCACGACGTCGTGGATGTCGTCGCGGGCCAGATCCAGTCGGTCCGGACGCGGCAGGCCGACGATCACGGTGGCCGGCGCGGTGGCGTCCCAGTTCAGGGCCGCGGCCTGGGACTGCAGCTCGGGTCCGGTGTCGCCGCGCACGACGGCGTCGACGACGTTGGCCTCCATCCGCAGATCCCAGGCTCCGCGGGCCTCGGCCTGGTCGGCGTAGGCGCTGGCCGCCGCGAACGCCAGATCCCGGCTGTAGCGCAAGATGCCCGCGGTCAGCGCGTTGAGGTGCTCTTCGGACCGGGCCAGCAGCGGCACCACCTCTTCGAAGAACTCCATCGAGGTCCGCACCATCTCGACCGACTGGCGCAGCGCGATACGACGGCGCAGGTCCTGGGGCACCACCTCGAAGGCCTGGGCGGTATAGCTGACGTCGCTGGTCGGATCCCGCATCCACTCGACGAAGTTGACGACGGCGGTCTGAACCACCAGCTGCACGCTGGCCCGCTGCGACGCGTCGAGGTCGGAGAAGAAGTCCAGGCGTTCGGCCATGGCGTGCACGGCCTCGGTGGCCAGCCGGCCGGAATACTGCTTCAGCCGGCGCAGCACCGAGTCGGGCACGCTCTCCAAGACCTCGACGGTCGATTTCGGCGGCACGAACCGCTTGTCCGGCATCCCTAAAAGCTACGCCAATTTTCTGGTGGATTCCTCCAAGCGCCCACCGGCGGGCGGTCACCCTTTTATAAGAGCGACCGCCCGTTCGAAGAAATGTGGTCAGGCGCTTCCGGTGTCGACGTAGGACACCGCGGCGGCGAACACGTCGTCGATCTTGTACTGCTTGGCCGCCGCGACGGCCACCGACGGATCGATCTCGCCGTCGCGGGCCAGCCCCTGCAGCACCGCCACCACGACCGACTCGGCGTCGGTGTTGAAGAAGCGCCGCGCCGCCGGACGGGTGTCGGAGAAGCCGAAGCCGTCGGCGCCCAGCGTGATGTAGGTGCCCGGGACCCATGGCCGGATCTGCTCTGGCACCGCACGCATCCAGTCCGACACCGCCACCACCGGCCCGGCCGCGTCGGCCAGCGCGCTGGTCACGTGCGGCGTACGGGCGGGCTGGTCGGGATGGCGCAGCCGGTGCCGCTCGATCTCCACCCCCTCACGGTTGAGCTCGCCCCAGCTGGTCACCGACCACACGTCGGCGGCCACGTCCCATTCCTCGGCCAGCATGTCCGCCGCGCGCAGCGCCTCGGGCATCGACACTCCCGACGCCAGGATCTGGGCGGTGTTCGTACGCTTTTCGGCCGACCGCCGGTAGCGGTACATGCCGCGCAACAGGGCGTCGGTGTCCAGATCGGCCGGCTCGGCGGGCTGGACGTAGGGCTCGTTGTAGATGGTGATGTAGAAGAACACGTTCTCGGCGTGCTCGCCGTACATCCGCTGCAGTCCGCTCTCGATGATGTGCGCGATCTCGTACGCGAAGGCGGGGTCGTAGGTCACCGCGGCCGGGTTGGTCGACGCCAGCAGCAACGAATGGCCGTCGGCGTGCTGCAGGCCCTCACCGGTCAGCGTGGTGCGACCGGCGGTCGCCCCGAGCACGAATCCCTTGGCCATCTGATCTGCAGCTGCCCACAGTCCGTCGCCGGTGCGCTGGAACCCGAACATCGAATAGAAGATGTAGATCGGGATCATCGGTTCGTTGTGGGTGGAGTACGACGTGCCCACCGCGGTGAACGATGCCGTCGACCCGGCCTCGTTGATGCCCTCGTGCAGGATCTGACCGATCTCGGATTCCTTGTACGCCAGCATCAATGCCGAGTCCACCGACGTGTACAGCTGCCCGTTGCGGTTGTAGATCTTCAGGCTCGGGAACCACGAGTCCATACCGAAGGTGCGTGCCTCGTCCGGGATGATCGGTACCAGGCGCGGCCCGATGTTCTTGTCCCGCAACAGTTCCTTGAACGTGCGCACCGTCGCCATCGTGGTGGCCACGGCCTGGTTGCCTGACCCCTTCTTCAAAGCGGCATAGGCGTCGGACGCCGGCAGCGCCAACGGCGTGGTCTTGTTCCGTCGGGACGGCACGAACCCGCCCAGGGCGCGGCGACGGTCCAGCAGGTACCGGATCTCGGGGGTTTCCGGTCCCGGGTGGTAGTACGGCGGCAGGTACGGGTCCTGCTCGAGCTGCTCGTCGGTGATCGGCACCCGGGTGACGTCACGGAAATCCTTGAGGTCTTGCAGCGCAAGCTTTTTCATCTGGTGCGTGGCGTTGCGGCCCTCGAAGTGGCTGCCCAGCGTGTAGCCCTTGATGGTCTTGGCGAGGATGACCGTCGGCTGGCCCTTGTGCTCCATGGCGGCGCGGTAGGCGGCGTACAC
It encodes:
- a CDS encoding PucR family transcriptional regulator; translation: MPDKRFVPPKSTVEVLESVPDSVLRRLKQYSGRLATEAVHAMAERLDFFSDLDASQRASVQLVVQTAVVNFVEWMRDPTSDVSYTAQAFEVVPQDLRRRIALRQSVEMVRTSMEFFEEVVPLLARSEEHLNALTAGILRYSRDLAFAAASAYADQAEARGAWDLRMEANVVDAVVRGDTGPELQSQAAALNWDATAPATVIVGLPRPDRLDLARDDIHDVVKRNDRAALSDVHGTWLVTIVSGSLSATDRFLVDLLSVFAEGPVVVGPTSPTLTAAHRSATEAISGMNAVAGWPGAPRPVSARELLPERALLGDTTAIAALETEVMRPLADAGPALTETLDAFLDSGGAIEACARKLFVHPNTVRYRLKRIGDFTGRDPAVPRDAYVLRVASTVGRLSKQAYQPSTSNAGTMVIPAIRPVPSAGPRA
- the aceE gene encoding pyruvate dehydrogenase (acetyl-transferring), homodimeric type, whose amino-acid sequence is MTTEFVRQDLAQNSSTAAEPDRVRVIREGVASYLPDIDTDETAEWLESFDELLERSGPARARYLMLRLLERSREKRVAIPALTSTDYVNTIPTELEPWFPGDEDVERRYRAWIRWNAAIMVHRAQRPGVGVGGHISTYASSASLYEVGFNHFFRGKSHPGGGDQVFIQGHASPGIYARAFLEGRLTTDQLDGFRQEHSHPGGGLPSYPHPRLMPDFWEFPTVSMGLGPMNAIYQARFNHYLHDRGIKDTSDQHVWAFLGDGEMDEPESRGLIQVAANEALDNLTFVVNCNLQRLDGPVRGNGKIIQELESFFRGAGWNVIKVVWGREWDALLHADRDGALVNLMNTTPDGDYQTYKANDGAYVRDHFFGRDPRTKALVQPMTDQEIWNLKRGGHDYRKVYAAYRAAMEHKGQPTVILAKTIKGYTLGSHFEGRNATHQMKKLALQDLKDFRDVTRVPITDEQLEQDPYLPPYYHPGPETPEIRYLLDRRRALGGFVPSRRNKTTPLALPASDAYAALKKGSGNQAVATTMATVRTFKELLRDKNIGPRLVPIIPDEARTFGMDSWFPSLKIYNRNGQLYTSVDSALMLAYKESEIGQILHEGINEAGSTASFTAVGTSYSTHNEPMIPIYIFYSMFGFQRTGDGLWAAADQMAKGFVLGATAGRTTLTGEGLQHADGHSLLLASTNPAAVTYDPAFAYEIAHIIESGLQRMYGEHAENVFFYITIYNEPYVQPAEPADLDTDALLRGMYRYRRSAEKRTNTAQILASGVSMPEALRAADMLAEEWDVAADVWSVTSWGELNREGVEIERHRLRHPDQPARTPHVTSALADAAGPVVAVSDWMRAVPEQIRPWVPGTYITLGADGFGFSDTRPAARRFFNTDAESVVVAVLQGLARDGEIDPSVAVAAAKQYKIDDVFAAAVSYVDTGSA